In the genome of Desulfovibrio aminophilus DSM 12254, one region contains:
- the larB gene encoding nickel pincer cofactor biosynthesis protein LarB, whose amino-acid sequence MNFDELLDAYRQGRADKDDLKRALLRETYIDAGMAKLDHRRAERTGCAEVVFCQGKTPEQVAEIMVRLAGQQPRVLGTRAAPAHAEAAAARLEVDYDPVSRLLSHTREAVKPRGKVVVLSAGTSDLPVAEEAAKTAEFLGSRVLRHFDCGVAGLHRLFPVIEELRDARAVICVAGMEGALASVAGGLCPAPVIAVPTSVGYGASFGGLAALLAMLNSCAPGVCTVNIDNGFGAGYLAHRMNTLAG is encoded by the coding sequence ATGAATTTCGACGAACTTCTGGACGCCTACCGCCAAGGCCGCGCCGACAAGGACGACCTGAAGCGGGCGCTGCTGCGCGAAACCTACATCGACGCGGGCATGGCCAAGCTGGATCACCGCCGCGCCGAACGCACGGGCTGCGCCGAGGTGGTCTTCTGCCAGGGCAAGACTCCGGAACAGGTGGCCGAGATCATGGTCCGCCTGGCCGGACAGCAGCCCCGCGTCCTGGGCACCCGCGCCGCCCCGGCCCACGCCGAGGCCGCCGCGGCCCGCCTGGAGGTGGACTACGACCCGGTCTCCCGCCTGCTCTCCCACACCCGCGAAGCCGTGAAGCCGCGCGGCAAGGTCGTGGTCCTCAGCGCGGGCACCTCGGACCTGCCCGTGGCCGAGGAAGCCGCCAAGACCGCCGAATTCCTCGGCTCCCGCGTACTGCGCCACTTCGACTGCGGCGTGGCCGGGCTGCACCGGCTCTTTCCCGTGATCGAGGAACTGCGCGACGCCCGGGCCGTGATCTGCGTGGCGGGCATGGAAGGGGCCCTGGCCTCCGTGGCGGGCGGACTCTGCCCCGCCCCGGTGATCGCCGTGCCCACCAGCGTGGGCTACGGCGCGAGTTTCGGCGGCCTCGCCGCCCTCCTGGCCATGCTCAACTCCTGCGCCCCCGGCGTCTGCACCGTGAATATCGACAACGGCTTCGGCGCGGGGTACCTTGCTCACCGGATGAACACCCTGGCTGGATGA